The following coding sequences are from one Salvia hispanica cultivar TCC Black 2014 chromosome 3, UniMelb_Shisp_WGS_1.0, whole genome shotgun sequence window:
- the LOC125216677 gene encoding putative UPF0481 protein At3g02645, whose amino-acid sequence MNAWECLLCCPCIVICICWRIRFPLILPQHYHSLLCQYLSIAFYGDYNMTQLPWTEEEEPLHLLEALRRTSLRLVQTQQNSTLFWQLIKKYNQSSKKLTPPFRSVTDLIANVASVLPVFDSPFRSVTDLIAKGIHLRKSSHCLTDISFFSYGLFAQLHLPFFFVSDESKVFFSNLIAFEMSPVTATDYGVTSYFNFMKTLINNAKDVKVLREKGILISALASDEQMRINEHCKTWMADLFNTNFQSPWTVMALLAATFLLCLTFLQTYYTINPRN is encoded by the exons ATGAACGCATGGGAATGTCTGCTATGTTGTCCGTGCATCGTGATATGCATATGCTGGAGAATCAGATTCCCCTTAATCCTCCCCCAACACTACCATTCATTGTTGTGCCAGTACTTGAGCATCGCTTTTTATGGGGATTACAATATGACACAACTCCCATGgacagaagaagaagagcctCTTCACCTACTCGAAGCTTTGCGCCGCACCTCCCTTCGCCTCGTTCAGACCCAACAAAATTCAACTCTCTTTTGGCAGCTTATCAAGAAATATAATCAATCGTCGAAGAAACTCACACCACCTTTCCGGTCGGTGACTGATCTGATAGCAAATGTTGCAAGTGTGTTGCCAGTGTTTGACAGTCCTTTTCGGTCGGTGACAGATCTGATAGCAAAGGGTATTCATCTCCGGAAGAGTTCACATTGTTTGACCGACATCAGCTTCTTCTCCTACGGCCTGTTCGCTCAACTCCaccttcctttcttctttgtCAGCGACGAAAGCAAAGTGTTCTTCTCCAATCTTATTGCATTCGAAATGTCGCCTGTGACAGCCACAGACTACGGCGTGACATCTTACTTTAATTTCATGAAAACGTTAATCAACAATGCTAAAGACGTAAAGGTGCTGCGAGAGAAAGGCATACTGATCAGCGCGTTGGCAAGCGATGAACAG ATGAGGATTAATGAGCACTGCAAGACATGGATGGCCGACCTCTTCAATACCAATTTTCAGAGCCCATGGACTGTTATGGCTCTTCTTGCCGCCACATTTCTGCTTTGCCTCACTTTTCTACAAACTTACTACACAATCAATCCACGCAACTAA
- the LOC125209305 gene encoding LRR receptor-like serine/threonine-protein kinase GSO1, with protein MSGTLSPFLGNLSSLQLLNLAELQNLTGPIPFELGKLTNLREMYLESNSLEGSIPSSFEDLSLLQMLSLSQNHLMGPIPRNLFKKMTSLIYLYFDNNNLSGSIPPSIGNMKSVHYIYLLNNNLSGTIPNSISKLPRANILNFENNNLSGNIPTSIGNMMNLVKIYFSNNSFTGKIPPQLAKLRGLQYIDLSGNSLTGRIPEGILNLESLGQFNVSWNRLSGKIPPHKFGFPASDFAGNPGLCGAPLAPCNN; from the coding sequence ATGTCCGGAACATTGTCCCCGTTTCTTGGGAACCTCTCTTCCCTTCAACTTCTCAATTTGGCCGAGCTACAGAACTTAACGGGCCCCATCCCTTTTGAACTAGGCAAGCTCACTAACTTGCGTGAAATGTACCTAGAATCAAATAGTCTCGAAGGATCAATCCCGAGCTCCTTTGAGGACTTGAGTCTACTACAAATGCTAAGTCTTAGCCAAAACCATCTCATGGGCCCCATCCCCCGTAAtcttttcaagaaaatgacaTCATTAATATACCTCTATTTCGACAACAACAATTTGAGCGGAAGCATCCCACCGTCCATCGGAAACATGAAATCCGTCCACTACATCTATCTACTCAACAACAACCTCTCCGGCACGATCCCGAACTCCATCAGCAAACTACCACGAGCTAACATCCTGAATTTCGAAAACAACAATCTCAGCGGCAACATCCCCACAAGCATCGGCAACATGATGAATCTCGTCAAGATATACTTCTCCAACAACAGCTTCACCGGCAAAATCCCACCCCAACTCGCCAAATTGCGCGGCCTCCAATATATAGACCTTTCTGGAAACTCCCTCACAGGGAGGATTCCGGAGGGAATCTTGAATCTTGAGAGTCTCGGCCAGTTTAATGTTTCGTGGAATCGGTTGAGTGGGAAGATTCCGCCGCATAAATTCGGTTTTCCGGCTTCGGATTTTGCTGGGAATCCTGGTTTATGTGGAGCGCCACTTGCTCCGTGTAACAactaa